ATTTTTGGGCGAACCTCGACGTACGCATATGAAAGATTTTCTTAAAAAGCGTGGATTTGAGTTTAACTAACGTCGAGCGCCCGGCAATCAAAATCCCGATAAATAGTGTAGAATACTGATTACATCAATGTTCATTAGGAGCGACTGACCATGCAATTTGAAGAATTAGTAAATACACTTACAGAACGCCTATCAAGCGGATTGTTTATTGGCGGTACGATTAGCCAGCCGCGCATGAAATCCGATGAGCTAAAGCGCGTTCGGCTTAAACCGGTGGAGTTGCAGGGTGAACTGCACATCCAATTTGAATATCAATATGAACGGATCTTAAATCATGAAAATATTCCGCTAAACGACTTGCATAATAAATTGAAAGAGCTACTTGAGCGATTCCGCCAGGCGCATATGGAGTTTTCTAACGAGAAAGTTCAAATCCAAATTTCAAAAAAGTTTAAAGTCCTTTGGAGATCCGAAAAATCGACATCGGAGAAAGTCGTTGATTTATCGCATAATCGCAAGAAAAACTACTTGCTCGATGAAAATACGCCCTATCCGTTTTTAATACGACTTGGCGTTCAAACACCTGAAGGCAAAGTGCGGAATCAGCATTATGATAAATTCAGGCAAATTAACCGATTTGTCGAATTCATCGATGACAGCCTCGCCCATTTACCAACGAATCGGACCATCCGGATTCTCGATTTCGGTTCAGGAAAATCATATTTAACATTTGCGCTCTATCATTATTTACGCATTGAAAAAGGACTGGATATTAAAGTCACGGGGCTTGATTTGAAAAAAGAAGTGATTGAGGAATGTAGTTTGATTGCAAAAGACCTTAACTACGATGATCTTGAATTCCTTGTCGGCGACATTAATGAGTATAATGAGGAAACGTCCGTGGATATGGTCGTTACGCTGCATGCTTGCGATGTTGCGACGGATATGGCACTTGCTCGCGCCGTTAAATGGGATGCAAAAGTTATTTTAAGCGTGCCTTGTTGCCAACACGAGCTTTTCAATCAGATCAAATCTCCAACGCTTGACGTTATGCTCAAGCATGGGCTAATTAAAGAGCGTTTTTCAGCAATCGCAACTGATTCAATCCGCGCGGAACTGTTATCGCTCGTCGGCTATGAAGCGCAATTACTCGAATTTATCGATATGGAGCATACACCGAAAAACATTTTAATTCGTGCGTATCAAACCGGGCGTAAAGCGACAGATGATGAATTCAATACCTATAAGGAATTTCGAAACCTTTTAAACGCCGCGCCTTTCTTAGAGAATGAACTGAAAGAGCTTTTGCCATGATACGGATAACGAACTTGGAAATCCGGCAAGAGCAGGTAGAAGATTATGAATTAACCGAGCGTGTTGTAAAGCTGGCATTTGCTGATGCAAAACACAGCGATAAAAAAGAACATGAGTTAGTATCGCGAATCAGAAAATCCGATAGTTTCATTCCAAAGTTATCATTGGTGGCAACGGATATAGACAGTGACAAGATTGTAGGCCACATTCTTTTATCTAAGATAAAAATTAATAAAGCAGAATCCCTTGCGCTTGCGCCTGTTTCCGTCCTACCAGAATATCAAAATCAAAGTATAGGCGGGCTTCTAATTAGCGAAGCGCTGAAAGAAGCGGAAGTACTCGGATACAACTCAGTTGTTGTCCTGGGGCACCCGGAATATTATCCGAAGTTCGGCTTCAAGAAAGCATCCTTATGGGGGATAACAGCGCCTTTTGAAGTGCCGGATGAAGCATTTATGGCAATAGAACTAAGTGAAAATACGCTCAGTGGGGTTTCGGGGGTTGTTGAATATCCTAGTGTATTTTTTGAATAAGAATTTAGAATTTCCCATTAAAAAAGCATCGGAACTATAACCGATGCTTTTTTTATATTGACTTTAGTCGTTTCACAGTCCGCTTTGGTCGTTTGAGCCTCCAAGACGACCCGCTATACTAGATTATGAATATTTTCTTTTTCTATATTGACAAACCGTAACAATACCTAACAACAACAAACCGAAAACGCTCATCTTCCACGTCAAACCAAAGTAAGGCGGTCGATACTTCATTTTGATTTCATTCACGCCTTCAGTCAAAGGAATTCCGAGGAAGGCGAAATTCACTTTTTCTAATGGTACTGAATCACCGTCTACACGTAGCGACCAGCCGAGTTCAAATGGAATCGGAGTAACAATGATTTCACCTGGTTGTTCACTAACCACGGATCCAGTTACATTTCCATTTTCCCACTGAATAGGCAAAGGTTCTTCATTATCATAGAATGTCTTCACTTTTTTCAGCATTTCATAATCTTCCTTGTAGAATCGAATATCGCGTAAATGATAGTTCCCTTTCGGTAGTGTTAATTTAACGAAGTCATCCGCTTTTATTCGGATCGTTAATTGGTTGACACCCGTCCGGTAAATCGACTTTGATGCTTTTCTAAGCGTATTATATTCGTTTATTTCCAATAAAAAACGCTCTGGCTGTTTAATCCCTTCTATGTAAAAAGAAACATAAATATCGCCGTCACCTACGTTTTCATTGAACTGAAAAGTTAGTCCTCCTGATTCAGCGACTTCAAGCAGCTTGCCATCATATTTCGCGTCAAAGGGGGTTAATTCGTAATCAGTCAATTCCAGCACTTGAGGGGGGTCTGTAAATTCATGATCACCCTCGACAATTGCTCCTTGGAGCATCGCATGTTCTCTTGCCAAAATCGGTTCCTCTTTCATTAAGGCACTGTTGTACAGCGTACTTGTTTTTCGGAATGAAGGAAGAAGATAGTTATTCTCATAGGCGCTATAATTCGCTGACTTCTCGACTTCATTAAAACCATAGGGCACAGCTTTTTCATCCTTGTCGCGCATGTAAAATTGGCCGTTCAACAAACTATATAAATTTGTTCGCACGCCTAAAGAAGCGTATCGGCTAACGCTTTCAAACGGCATGTCTATTTGTAAATCTTCGTAATAAAAGTGGAGCAAATGCTTGTTCAGGATGCTCGAGTAAACACTCATCCCATCGAATTCTTGCACAATCGGCGTATTATTTCTTGTAGGCGCAAGCCAATCGATCCTGCTATGCGCATCCGTCGACTGAGCTGTTAACTTGGTGATCAGCTGCTGTTGCTCGGGAGAATTATAGAATTCCGAGTTCATATAGTCTTCGCTGGTCACTTTTGAAGCCGTCGTTAGTATCGTCGCCTGATAATAATTCGCTGTACTTAAGACGATAAAAACAGTTGCAATCATAAAAGAAAGACGGGCTCGTGTTGCATTCAATTTCATCAGCATCACATAAAGTAAAATCGTCAACAATGATAGCAATGGAATTGTAAGTTCAATCCACCTGTCTGGGAATGAACTCCAATCGTAAATGACGACAACTAGGACGACACCTATAAAAGTTGAAGAACCATAGATTACATGGCGCAATTGAAATTCTTTCACATGATCATAGACGCATGCGATAATCCCCGCGAAACATAGGTATAAGAAATGTTCCCAGCGGTATTGCGGAGCGGAAAACCCATTAAAAACACTTCCGATAATCGGACTAAAATGCATTGGCATGCCAATCATGATTAGCAACGCAAAAAAACGAAAGCGTGGATGCTTATATAGCGTGAAGAAAAAAAGTGCAATAAACACTATTGCTGGCAAATAAATAATGCGGGCATTCAAAATGATATTTTCCGTGAAGCTGAGTAAAGGAATGGCGTCATCAAAAGTAGGACGCGAATTATTCAAATAGCCGACAACGCTTGGAATAAAAGCAAAGGCGCTCACGAGAAAGCCCAACAGGCCATACAAACTAAATTGCACACCTTGTTTCCACCATTTTTCTTCATTCGCACTAAAGTTTATAAATAAACGCGTGACGATATAGATAAAAGCGAGCAAAAAGTTTATATAGGAAAAATAAAAGTTTGTGATTAGATTGAAACTAACTGCAACAATAAATAATACGGGTGACTCACGCCGAATAATCTTCTCGACACCCATCAACAATAAAACAAGCCATAACATGCCGTCACTGAAGAAATCCCAATACATGACATGGCGGAAATATATGATGCCCGTCCCGTACACTATCGCCGCCACGCTAGATGCCCGAATCGAAAAAGAAAGCTGGCGGAAAAAAGCCGTTGTAAGAAGAATAATTAATGTTAACCGAAAAATACTGATTGGCAATAAAACATCCGTCCAAAATTGTATATCTGGATGTTGAATTAGTCCGATCCATTCCATAGAAAAGACCACGACAACGACTAGTAAATAGAGGATATTCGTCGTGAAGTAATAGCCCAGTTGAGAGAAAAATCCGCCGCCAAATCCGAAAGAGTCGGAGTAAAAGAAATTTCCGCTCGTATACTCGTTATAGATAAATTGCTTAAAAGGGATCATTTGCGATAACCCATCATTCATCCCTGTCATCAAATTCCCTTTGAAAAATTCGGTAATAAAAAATGCATGGCTAGTAATCGACACTGCTAAGGCGATTAAAATGATCCAGAGCCATTGGCGTTTAGCCTGTTTAGTTGGGTTATCTATCTCAAATTGTTCTTTCATTTCGTTTTAAAACTCTCCCTGTTACAAAAAAAGTAATTGGAACGGTCAATACTAGCGCGGCAAATGGTGCATATAAAGCTGAAAATCCAACAATATCCACAAGCACCCAGAGCGAAATAGCGGTCACAATGATATTCACCGCTTGAGTCACGGGAAACAGGAAAAATGTTTGCCAACTCGGTCTCACATTATAGGTAAAATAGACATTCAAAAAATAAGAGAAAATCATACTAAGTCCAACCGCAATCCCATGGCTGAATAAATAATGGATCCCTATGATTTGCAAGAAAAGATAATAGATTATGTAGTAAACAGCTGTATTGGCAACACCGACAAGGACAAAACGTATAAATTCACGACTCATGGTAAATCCTTCTTTCCCGCTCGCCTTCACTACGCATAATATTTGTATCGTCAATCAAATAATGCGGGCGCTTTTTCGTTTCATTATAAATACGGCCGATATATTCGCCCAAAATCCCAAGACAAAATAGTTGTAGACCGCCCAAAAAAAGAATGGCCGAGATTAATGTAAAATACCCGGGAACGTCGATGCCGAATTGCAAGATTGAGATGAAGCTATAAAGAATATAAAGCAATGAAAGACTCATAATTATAGCCCCGGCATAAAAACATAGCCGAAGCGGTTTCGTATTAAAGGAAACCAACCCGTCAATTCCGTAATTCAACAGTTGTCCAATTGACCATTTAGACTTTCCGTTTTCACGAGCCACATTTTCATAAGAAATCGTTTTTTTCCTCATGCCAATCCATTCATAAAGCCCTTTCGAGAAGCGATTCCCCTCGCTCAACCGTAATAGCGCTTCAACAGCTTTCCGACTGAGTAGCCGAAAATCACCTTCCCCATCGATTAATTTGACGTTTACGGATTGATTCATAAATCGGTAAAATGTTGTTGATAGAAATGTACGTAACTTAGAATCCCCTTCTCGGTTCCGCTTGGCAACGACTTGATGATTGCCTTCCTTGTAGCCTTCAATAAGTTCATGAATTAAGGAAGGCGGATGCTGTAAATCCACATCCATTAAAATGACCGCATCCCCTTTTGCATGTTGAAGCCCAGCATAAATCGCAGCTTCTTTCCCAAAGTTTCTCGAGAATGAAACATACTTGACGAATTTATAATTGATGGCCAAACTTCGTATTGCAGATAACGTCTCGTCCTGACTTCCATCGTCAATGAACAACAATTCAAACGAATAATCGCTACCTTGCATTTGATTGCAAATCGCATCAAAGATCGGCAGGATATTCTCCGTTTCATTATAAGCTGGAAGTAAAAATGTGATTAGCTGATTGCCCAATATTGCACACCTTCTCTTTGTGTATGTGACGGACTTTTCTCAATCTATAATTCTATAGATATGACGTTCGTTTCTAGCAATTCGTTTCAAATGAAAAAAATAGCGTCATTGTTATTATAAGCCAAAAAGTGGAAAGAAAGTATAGAATCTTTATTTTGAATTCTATTGCACGATAATTCTACCAATTATAGAAAGTCGTGCTATTATTATAAGAAGATATCTGTTTATTCATAAAGGAGTTGTGGATATGCCGGTTTATAACAAACTTGTACGCGATCGCATTCCAGAAATCATCGAGATATCGGGAAAGGTTTTTACGACTCGCATTCTTGAAGAAGATGACTATTTGATGGAAATAAATAAAAAGATGCACGAAGAACTTGCTGAATATGAAGAAGCAACGTCAAACGAAGATTCGGTGGAGGAACTTGCGGATCTCCTTGAATTGATTTATGCAGCCGCGAACACTTTTGGGACCACCATTGAAGAGCTTGAGAAAATCCGTATCGATAAAGCAAGGAAACGCGGCGGATTCGATGAACGCATTTTTCTCGTGGATGTAGAAGATGACTGAACCATGCTACGACTACATGCGCCTTTCGAAAGAAAATATTTAACTGCCGACGAATAATTTTTCGTGGGCAGTTTTTTAATAGGTAATTCGTGGGAAGTCAGAAACATAGTGCTAATTCTCTAGAAAGGGTGTATACTAGATTAGTTGATTTGGAGCACGTTACTATAATCAATACTTTCGTCAACACTAGTCCGTTTAGTCAAATGACTAACCTGGCTTTTTCTTATGGAATAAAATAAATGAATTGAGGGATTGTTAGTGAAGGTACAAGATTATGAGCGTTTGCTTCGTATTAAAACAACGGGAATGCGTAGTGGGTTAAAGAAATCGGCTCACCATCACCGTTATGAAGCGACGCCATATTCAGCATTGGATGAACTTTTCTTCGAGTATGATTTAAAGAAATCGGATGTCGTTGTCGATTTTGGATGCGGAAAAGGGCGGGTTCCCTTTTATATTCACAGCCGCTTCCAGACTTTGGTGAAGGGTGTCGAGATGAGTGAAGAACTTCATCAGAAAGCACTTAAAAATAAAGCAAACTACCGCCAGCGAGTAAAACGCGCAAAGGGATCTATCCGCTTTAAAAATAAATTGGCTGAAAATTATAAAGTAAAGCCTGAAGACAATCGTTTTTACTTCTTTAATCCGTTTTCAATTGAGAACTTCAGAAGAGTTGTAAATAATATATTGCTTTCTGTTGAGGAAGAAAATCGCACCGTCGATATCATTCTTTATTATCCAACGATCGAATACATTCGTTTTCTTGAAAGAAGCACGCCTTTTAAAGTTGTACAAGAAATTCGCGTTCCTGAGAAATATGAAAAAGATGATCATAAGCGATTTTTGATTTATCGATATGAAGCTGAATAAACATAGGAAAACCGAGCAAATGGGCTCGGTTTTTTATTTATCGGTTCCTGCAAGAAACTATCATCAATTTACAATCGAATATATTTTCTTTTTAATGGTAGCGCTACTTGTAAACAAAATATAAGTTTCAGTCGTAGTTTTAATAACTATTCTATCGTCAGTACCATAAGGAAACCCAATTCGAATAGCATTCTTTTCTCGACCACTATATGTATCGTCATCTGTCACTTCTACAATTTCAGAAATAGGAATTGCTATTTTAGAAAGTTGCCATTTGATAACGATTTTATCCTTCAATTCTTCAACATTAAGTTCAAACATATTATTATACCTCCACTTCGGCTATTAAATCGAAAGGGCATTTTATTTCACAAACAATGCATCGCAGCTTGTGCTTCATGCCACGGAACTGAATACCCTTTTCCCTTGGCGCAGAAGATTGATGAGGACGTGTATTCTGGATCAGCATTTTTGTCGTATCCAATTTCATCGATTACTTGTTCAGGGTTGTGGCAACGGTCGTAACCGCCGAATTGCAATGACAATATCCCTTTTCCATTGGTGATGGATGCAAAAGTAGGACTGTAATTCATAAAGGTGGCGACGGGTACGCGTCCTTTTATGATTGTTTTGTCCCCGACTGTTTCTGGTGAATTGAATGTGCCGTGCGCTTTTTGAATGTCGGTCAGGACACGACCCATTACATCGATATCTACTTTTATTTTGAAGTCATAATAGGGTTCGAGTAAAATGTTTTCTGCTTGTTCCAGTCCTTGTCGTAAAGCGCGAAATGTCGCTTCCCTAAAATCGCCGCCGGAAGTATGTTCGTTATGGCCTCTTCCTGTCAGCAATGTGATTTTGACGTCTGTTAAGGTGGAGCCTGTTAATAACCCGTGATGATTTCGTTCAAATAAATGGCTGTGAATCAGGTTTTGATTGCCAATAGACAAATCATTGGCATGACAGACGTTGTCGAATGCGATGCCGCTATTTCGGTTGGCCGGCTCAATTTTAAGATGGACTTCAGCGTAATGTCTCAAAGGCTCAAAGTGGCCATAGCCAATGACGGTTGTTTCGATTGTTTCTTTGTAAAGAATGTCTGGGTCGCTAAAAGAAATCGTATAAGAAAAGCGTTCTTTAACAATTTGTTCGAGCACTTCAAGCTGGATGATGCCCATCACATGAACGTGGATTTCTTTAAAATGTTCATCCCAAACCACGCGTAATGAAGGATCTTCAGCATCTAAAAGCTTGAAACAATGCAACATTTCCTTCGGATGGATAGATGAATCATAGACAACTTTGGATGTCAGTGTAGGCACTAAATCGAAACTCGCCTTCTCCTTTAATCCCCCTACCCCATCACCTACATTGGCATTTTTCAAACCTGCCACAGCGAATAATTGTCCGGCATTCACTTGATTGACCGATTCGAAATGACGACTATTATAAAGTCTAATTTGCGTAATTTTTTCCGTCTGGTCTCCAACTTCCACATCATCCCGCACAGTTAGTAAACCGCTGATTGATTTTAGATAGGTGATTCGGTTTCCATTCTCGTCATGCCTAATTTTGTACACGCGTGCCGCGAAATCGCTGTCGTTACAGTATGATGTTTTTGTTAATTGGTCTAGCAAATCAAGGAACTCTGCCACACCTTTATCATGTAATGCCGATCCTGCTGAACACGCAAAGATTTGATGATGTTGAATCATTTCTCGTGCCTTTTCCAGCCACAGATCCTTTTCGTACCCTTTTTCCATATAGTGTTCAAATAAGTCTTCATCGCGTTCTGCAATGAATTCAATTAAATCTTCTTCCATTACACTTTGAGTAAAACTATTCGTGAAGTCATAGACATCTTCCGTTAAGTTTTCTCGAATCTCTTTGATGACATCGGCAACATTCGTTCCTTCTCGATCGGTTTTATTCAGAAAGAAAAAGGTTGGTACTTGGTGTTTTTTAAGCAATTGCCACACCGTTTCGGTATGCCCTTCGACGCCGTCTGCCGCGCTAATAATAACGACCGAGTAATCCATCACTTGTATCGCGCGTTCCATTTCCGGCGAAAAGTCTACGTGTCCCGGTGTATCGATGATTGTGTAAGTAGAATTGTTGTATGTAAATTGAGCTTGATCGGCAAACACAGTTATGCCTCGGTCTCGCTCGATGATATGGCTGTCGAGAAATGCGTCTTTGTGATCAACGCGACCTCTTTGCTGAATGCTGTTTGTATGGTAAAGTAGCTGCTCGGAGAAAGTTGTTTTTCCGGCATCTACATGCGCTAGAATTCCGATTGTTTTGTACATCATATCCGCCCCTGCTACTTTTTTCTTTTTTTCAGAGAGTCTTTAATAAATACAATAAATACTATTATAAAAAATACGAAAAATACGAATGGAAAAACTCTTGTTGGCCAATAATCTCTAGTTAAGAATTCAAATAGAGAAAAAGACAAAGCGAGTAAAATCAAAAGTAACCCCATAAAATTCCTCATATTATTCCCCCATAAACCTATCCGCTTTTATTTGTTTCATACACTTGCCATAAGTATATCATCTCATTGATAAGAATAATTACGAACACACAAAAACCGAGCGAATGGGCTCGGTTTTTCTTTTCCACTTATTTCACTGTTGCCAACACGGTTTCTCTCACTTTTTTCGCAGCCTTCACCATTACTTTCAATGCCCCGATCGTTTCATCTTCTTTTCTCGTTTTCAATCCGCAGTCCGGGTTGATCCAAAATTGTTTTGGTGAAATAGTCGCTAATGCACGCGTAATATTTTGTTCGATTTCCGCTTCGCTTGGTATACGTGGGCTATGGATATCGTAGACGCCTAGACCGATTTCTTTTTTGTACGTATTTTCTTCGAAAGTCGACACCAGTTCACCGTGACTTCTTGACGTTTCAATAGAAATAACGTCCGCATCGAGTCCGTCGATGGCGTCGAAGATTTTATTGAAATCCGAATAGCACATATGCGTATGAATTTGCGTGTCATCTTCGACAGAGGCAGTGGCTAGTTTAAATGCATACACAGCAGCATCTAAATAAGTTTGTTTCTTATCCGCGGCCAAAGGAAGACCCTCGCGCAGTGCCGGCTCATCGACTTGAATGATTTTAATACCGTTCTCTTCCAACACTTCGATTTCTTCACGAAGCGCAAGCGCAATCTGGTTCAGCACAGTGAAACGCGGGACATCATCATGAACGAATGACCAATTCAAAATCGTCACCGGGCCTGTCAGCATTCCTTTCACTGGACGTTCAGTTAACGACTGCGCATACACGCTTTCTTTTAATGTCATCGGTTTGTCGAATGAAACATCACCGAAAATCAGCGGCGGCTTTACGCAACGAGAACCGTATGACTGTACCCAACCAAACTGCGTGACGCCGAACCCATTTAACTTTTCACCGAAATATTCAACCATATCCGTTCGCTCAAACTCCCCGTGAACGAGTACGTCAATATCGATTTCTTCTTGAATCTTAATCCATTTTTGAATGCTATCTTTGATAAACTGCTCATAAGTTTCGTTTGTAATTTCCTTTTTACGCCATTTCGTTCTCGTCTGTCTCACTTCGCTCGTTTGCGGCAAACTTCCGATTGTCGTCGTAGGCAGTAATGGTAAATTGAGGCGTTGGCGTTGTTTTTCCAAACGGATGTCAAATGTAGATGTGCGCTGAACGTCCGCATCTGTTAACGTCGCTAAACTTTCTTTAACTTGTTTATTCGTGCGATAAGGTGAATTATTAAGTAGTTCAAGTTCTGCGCTTGCTATATCCAGTGCCTTTTGAATTTGTGCTTTCCCGACTCGTAATCCTTTTGCCAACGCCACAATTTCTTGAAGCTTTTCATCCGCGAATGATATACCGCCTAGAATGATTGGATCTATTTGTTCTTCCGATGCTTTCGTCACCGGCACATGGAGCAATGAGGAAGATGGTTGAACGATAATATGGTCGCTATCGACATACTTTTGGATTTCTTCCAACAGGGAAAATTTCTCGGATAAGTCCGCTCGCCAAACGTTTCGACCGTCCACAATGCCCGCCGCCAACACTTTGCCTTTCGGGAAGCCGTGTTTTTGGATTAGGGATAATGAATCGCCATGTACAAAATCAAGTCCGATTGCTGCCACTGGGAATTCAACAACTTTTTCATAATCCGTCACTGCTTCAAAATACGTTTGCAAGATGATTTTCAACTTAGGTACTGCTTGATGGATTTCATCATAAGCTTGTCGCGCTAACTCGATATCTGCCGCCGACAATTCAGTCACAAAAATCGGTTCATCGATCTGAACCCATCTCGCACCTGCTTCTTCTAACTCTTTCAACACTTCGATATAAAGCGCTGTAAATGTTTTCAGCAATTGAGGGAAATCTTTTTCATCGAACCCTTTTGATAGCTTCAAATAAGTGACCGGTCCTAAAACGACTGGTTTGCCATCGATGCCGAGTTTTTCTTTCGCTTCTTGATAAAAGGCAAGTGGACGATTTTCTTTCACGGTCGGTTTCGCGTGATTTAATTCTGGAACGATATAATGATAGTTCGTGTTAAACCATTTAGTCATCTCAGATGCAACGGCCTCTTTTTCACCACGCGCAATCGCGAAATAAGTTGATAAATCTACCTTTCCGCCTTCATATCCGTAACGCTCAGGAATCACGCCGAACATAAATGACGTATCAAGAACGTGATCATAAAGGGAAAAATCACCTACCGGTATCAAATCAACGCCTAGGTCCTGTTGTTTCTTCAAGTCGTTTAATCGAAGTTTCGTCGTTTCCGCCAATAATTCTTCCTCTGAACTATCGCCATTCCAAAACTTCTCAAGCGCGCGCTTCCACTCTCGTTTTTCTCCGATTCTTGGGTACCCAATATTTGAACTAATTGTTTTTGTCATGTTATTTCCTCCTCATAATGTTTAATAAACCAAAGTTTTTTCTTGACTTGCTTCTTCTTCTTTCTGATGAATATAGTCCACAAGCGCGACGATCAATTCGTAACGCATGAATGGTGTAATAAAGTAAATCCCGTTAAAATGTTCAAGTGCGGTATCCACCAACTCTTTGGATATTTGGATGCTTTCCGCGGCCGATTGTTCGCGGCTACCGCTTGCGGCGCGCATGCGTTCACGCACTTCATCAGTCAACTTGATGCCCGGCACTTCATTATGCAGAAACTCGGCATTTTGCGTTGAAGTGAGCGGCATGATTCCGATATAAATGGGAACATCGAGATGTTTTGTCGCTTCTTTCAATTCGATGATTTTCTCACTGCAATAAATCGGTTGCGTTAATACATAGTTCGCACCATTGGCGATTTTTTTCTCGAGACGTTTCACTTCAATTTCCAATCGGTTCGCGTTCGGATTGCAAGCAACCGCGATATTGAATGAGGTAGAATGTTTCAGCGTTCTTCCTGATGTCAACATGCCATTATTAAATTGCCGGATAAGCTGAACGAGTTGAAATGAATTTACGTCAAAGACGGATGTCGCGCCCGGAAAATCACCGAGTTTCGACGGATCCCCCGTAATCGCCAATATTTCATGAATGCCCGATGTATGAAGCCCCATCAAATGAGATTGAAGCCCAATTAAGTTGCGGTCCCTACAAGCAATATGAACGAGCGGCGTGATGCCGATTTTTCTTTTAATAATGGACGCAATAGATGCATTGCATATTCTCGGCGATGCGAGTGAATTATCCGCCAACGTAATCGCGTCCACACCCGCTTCCTTTAACTTCCTCGCACCCTCTAAATACTTTGTGATATCCAAATGTTTCGGCGTATCTAGTTCAACAATAATGGACGTGCGTTCTTTGACGATTTCATGAAGCGGTTTTGCCTGCCTGGTCCGACTAGACGTCTCAACGACAGGACGCTTTCTCGGCAACACTTTCTTTTCTGTCAGCGGCGAGAGACCTTCAATTCCTTTCGCGATTGCTCGAATATGGTCGGGTGTCGTTCCACAACAACCGCCGATGAGTCGAACACCTTGATTTCTAAAGTCCCGGGCACTACTTTCAAAATAGAACGGTTTATTTTCGTAAAACAATTTCCCATCCCGATACTCCGGCAAACTCGCATTCGGATAAGCAGCTAGAAATGCTTTCTTCGGTAAAGGGACTTCGCGCAACGATTGAATCATATGATGAGGGCCTAATCGGCAATTAATCCCGACGACATCTGCCCCCAATTGTTCGAGCGTTTCTAGTGCATTTGGTAATCGTATGCCATTCTCTAAAATACCTGCCTCATGCATTGAAACATTGGTGATAATCGGAATGTCCGTTTCTTCACGGGCGATTTTTAACACGGTCGTTAATTCATCCAAATTATAATAAGTTTCTAAAATAAGGCCGTCGACACCTTCAAGCAGTAAGCAGTAGAGTTGCTCCCTGAATCCGCGCTTAATTTCTTCGTCGGTGCCGAATAATGTTTGCGTGCCGTGAATGCCGCCGATA
This genomic window from Sporosarcina sp. Marseille-Q4063 contains:
- a CDS encoding translation factor GTPase family protein; this translates as MYKTIGILAHVDAGKTTFSEQLLYHTNSIQQRGRVDHKDAFLDSHIIERDRGITVFADQAQFTYNNSTYTIIDTPGHVDFSPEMERAIQVMDYSVVIISAADGVEGHTETVWQLLKKHQVPTFFFLNKTDREGTNVADVIKEIRENLTEDVYDFTNSFTQSVMEEDLIEFIAERDEDLFEHYMEKGYEKDLWLEKAREMIQHHQIFACSAGSALHDKGVAEFLDLLDQLTKTSYCNDSDFAARVYKIRHDENGNRITYLKSISGLLTVRDDVEVGDQTEKITQIRLYNSRHFESVNQVNAGQLFAVAGLKNANVGDGVGGLKEKASFDLVPTLTSKVVYDSSIHPKEMLHCFKLLDAEDPSLRVVWDEHFKEIHVHVMGIIQLEVLEQIVKERFSYTISFSDPDILYKETIETTVIGYGHFEPLRHYAEVHLKIEPANRNSGIAFDNVCHANDLSIGNQNLIHSHLFERNHHGLLTGSTLTDVKITLLTGRGHNEHTSGGDFREATFRALRQGLEQAENILLEPYYDFKIKVDIDVMGRVLTDIQKAHGTFNSPETVGDKTIIKGRVPVATFMNYSPTFASITNGKGILSLQFGGYDRCHNPEQVIDEIGYDKNADPEYTSSSIFCAKGKGYSVPWHEAQAAMHCL
- a CDS encoding class I SAM-dependent methyltransferase — translated: MKVQDYERLLRIKTTGMRSGLKKSAHHHRYEATPYSALDELFFEYDLKKSDVVVDFGCGKGRVPFYIHSRFQTLVKGVEMSEELHQKALKNKANYRQRVKRAKGSIRFKNKLAENYKVKPEDNRFYFFNPFSIENFRRVVNNILLSVEEENRTVDIILYYPTIEYIRFLERSTPFKVVQEIRVPEKYEKDDHKRFLIYRYEAE
- the metE gene encoding 5-methyltetrahydropteroyltriglutamate--homocysteine S-methyltransferase; the encoded protein is MTKTISSNIGYPRIGEKREWKRALEKFWNGDSSEEELLAETTKLRLNDLKKQQDLGVDLIPVGDFSLYDHVLDTSFMFGVIPERYGYEGGKVDLSTYFAIARGEKEAVASEMTKWFNTNYHYIVPELNHAKPTVKENRPLAFYQEAKEKLGIDGKPVVLGPVTYLKLSKGFDEKDFPQLLKTFTALYIEVLKELEEAGARWVQIDEPIFVTELSAADIELARQAYDEIHQAVPKLKIILQTYFEAVTDYEKVVEFPVAAIGLDFVHGDSLSLIQKHGFPKGKVLAAGIVDGRNVWRADLSEKFSLLEEIQKYVDSDHIIVQPSSSLLHVPVTKASEEQIDPIILGGISFADEKLQEIVALAKGLRVGKAQIQKALDIASAELELLNNSPYRTNKQVKESLATLTDADVQRTSTFDIRLEKQRQRLNLPLLPTTTIGSLPQTSEVRQTRTKWRKKEITNETYEQFIKDSIQKWIKIQEEIDIDVLVHGEFERTDMVEYFGEKLNGFGVTQFGWVQSYGSRCVKPPLIFGDVSFDKPMTLKESVYAQSLTERPVKGMLTGPVTILNWSFVHDDVPRFTVLNQIALALREEIEVLEENGIKIIQVDEPALREGLPLAADKKQTYLDAAVYAFKLATASVEDDTQIHTHMCYSDFNKIFDAIDGLDADVISIETSRSHGELVSTFEENTYKKEIGLGVYDIHSPRIPSEAEIEQNITRALATISPKQFWINPDCGLKTRKEDETIGALKVMVKAAKKVRETVLATVK